In a genomic window of Sardina pilchardus chromosome 20, fSarPil1.1, whole genome shotgun sequence:
- the tmem54a gene encoding transmembrane protein 54a produces MVRSGVCCASLDDDKALMKMGLGLVLVGHVNFLLGALVHGAVLRHVNLHAQARTMEYAISNVIALVSGLMAIIVGISAIVLSKNRKNKPLKWFLFVVSIMAALLSAAATVGLTVSMIMAIINGGRGLLTHCKDPPAHHFSITHECPFDPTRIYGTTVILWAPLILMLIVETVFCGHCFFACISFLRLSCPWRKRKKIINARRVRIQTPSDLEALSEQRRSEAETREQHELLRFSNPTHGTI; encoded by the exons ATGGTTAGATCGG GGGTGTGCTGTGCCAGCCTGGACGATGACAAGGCCCTGATGAAGATGGGCCtggggctggtgctggtgggCCATGTCAACTTCCTGTTGGGGGCGCTAGTGCACGGCGCCGTGCTCAGACACGTCAACCTTCATGCCCAGGCTCGCACCATGGAGTACGCCATCTCCAACGTAATAGCGTTGGTGTCGGGCCTCATG GCTATCATTGTTGGAATCTCAGCAATAGTCCTGTcaaaaaacaggaaaaacaaGCCTTTG AAATGGTTCCTGTTTGTGGTCAGCATAATGGCAGCGCTCCTGTCCGCAGCCGCCACGGTGGGGCTGACTGTGTCCATGATCATGGCCATCATCAACGGAGGCCGGGGCCTGCTGACCCACTGCAAAGACCCCCCCGCCCACCACTTCTCCATCACTCATGAATGCCCGTTTGATCCCACAAGGATCTAT GGAACAACGGTGATCCTGTGGGCCCCTCTGATCCTGATGCTGATCGTGGAGACGGTGTTCTGTGGGCACTGCTTTTTCGCCTGCATCTCCTTCCTGCGCCTCTCCTGTCCCTGGCGCAAGAGGAAGAAGATCATCAACGCCAGAAGG GTGCGTATACAGACCCCATCGGACCTGGAGGCCTTATCTGAGCAGAGACGGTCAGAGGCAGAGACACGAGAACAACACGAGCTGCTCAGATTCAGCAATCCCACTCATGGAACAATCTGA